From Arachis hypogaea cultivar Tifrunner chromosome 3, arahy.Tifrunner.gnm2.J5K5, whole genome shotgun sequence:
TGGAGAAGCTGGTGGTGGAAGTACTTGATGCCAGTGACCTTAAGCCCAAAGATGGAGAAGGCTCAGCAAGCCCTTTTGTGGAAATATCCTTTGATGACCAACACCAGAAAACTCAAACCAAGCACAAGGACCTCAATCCTCAATGGAATGAGAAGCTTCTCTTCAATATCAATGATCCAAGAGATCTCCCTAACAAGACCATTGAAGCCGTCGTTTACAATGATCAGAAAGCCGGCCACCACAAGAAGTTCCTCGGAAGGGTGAGAATTTCCGGCGACACTGTTCCGTTATCGGAGTCTGAGGCCGGCGTACAGCGCTACCCGCTCGACAAGCGCGGCATCTTCTCCAATATCAAAGGAGAGATCGCTCTTAGAATTTATGCAATTCATGATccctctcctcctcctccacctGCCCCGCAACCGCAACCGCAACCGCAACAACACGGAGGTGGTGGTTTTGAAGCTGAAGCAGATGAAGGGACTCCGTTGCAGGAAATAAACACCAATACACTGGACGAGGAAATTATGGCGGGTGATGCCGACAAGAAGAAGAACagtaagaagaaaaaagagaaggaagTGAGGACTTTTCACTCCATAGGAGCTGAGAAACCTACACCTACAGCTGCTCCGGCTCCGGCTCCTCCTCCTCAGCCGTCACCAGGAGTGGCGGTGAGGGCGGACTTTGCAAAATCAGGTCCACCGAACGTGATGCTGATGCAGATCCCAAAGCAGAACCCGGAATATTCCTTGGTGGAAACAAGTCCTCCTCTGGCAGCGCGATTGCGGTACAAAGTAGGTGATAAAATATCAACCACCTATGATCTGGTGGAACCGATGCATTATTTGTATGTCAATGTGGTTAAGGCGAGAGATCTTCCTGTGATGGATATCACCGGAAGCCTTGATCCTTATGTAGAAGTCAAGCTTGGAAACtacaaaggtgttacaaagcatTTGGAGAAGAACCAGCACCCTGTTTGGAAGCAGATTTTTGCGTTCTCCAAGGAAAGACTGCAATCAAACTTGTTGGAAGTGACTGTGAAGGATAAGGATATTGCAAAGGATGATTTTGTTGGTAGAGTTTTGTTTGATCTGACCGAGGTTCCTCTTCGGGTGCCACCGGATAGCCCGCTTGCTCCTCAGTGGTACAGATTGGAAGACAAGAAAGGGTATAAAGTGAACAATGGCGAGATCATGCTCGCGGTTTGGATGGGAACTCAGGCTGATGAGTCTTTTCCGGAGGCCTGGCACTCTGATGCTCACAATGTAAGCCACTCGAACCTTGCCAACACGCGTTCCAAGGTTTACTTCTCGCCCAAGCTTTACTACCTTAGACTTCAAGTAATTGAGGCTCAGGATCTTGTGCCTCATGATAAAGGAAGAGCTCCGGAGGCTGTTGTGAGGGTACAACTTGGGAATCAGATGAGAGCCACAAGGACTGGTCCAAGAGGGATTAACCCAATTTGGAATGATGAGCTTATGTTTGTGGCAGCAGAGCCTTTTGAGGATTTCATCATTGTCACGGTTGAAGACAGGGTAGGTCCAAACAGTATGGAAATATTGGGTAGGGAGATTATATCAGTGAGGAGTGTTCCGCCTCGGAACGAGACTAGCAAGCTCCCGGATTCCCGCTGGCACAATCTGCATAGGCCTTCTCTTGTTGGTGAGGAAGAGactgagaagaagaaggagaagtttTCCAGCAAGATTCATCTCCGGATGTGCCTTGAGGCCGGTTACCATGTGCTTGATGAGTCCACACCTTTCAGCAGCGACCTTCAGCCATCCTCTAAGCATTTAAGGAAGAAGAACATTGGAATTCTTGAACTTGGAATACTGAGTGCCCGGAATTTGCATCCTATGAAGGCCAAGGAGGGTAGGACTACTGACGCTTATTGCGTGGCTAAGTATGGCAACAAATGGGTTCGAACCAGAACGCTGCTCGATACTCTATCCCCTCGATGGAATGAGCAGTATACATGGGAAGTATATGATCCCTGCACTGTGATCACAGTAGGGGTTTTTGACAATTGGCATATTAATGGTGGTGGCGACGCCAGAGACCAGAGGATTGGGAAGGTAAGAATCCGGTTATCAACCTTAGAAACTGATAGAGTCTACACACACTATTACCCTCTGCTGGTTCTGCAACCTAATGGCCTGAAGAAGAATGGAGAGCTTCACTTGGCAGTTAGGTTCACCTGCACAGCATGGGTTAACATGGTAGCCCAATATGGAAGGCCTTTACTTCCTAAAATGCATTATGTCCAACCGATACCTGTTAGGCACATTGATTGGCTCCGCCACCAGGCCATG
This genomic window contains:
- the LOC112789508 gene encoding multiple C2 domain and transmembrane region protein 6 — encoded protein: MMEKLVVEVLDASDLKPKDGEGSASPFVEISFDDQHQKTQTKHKDLNPQWNEKLLFNINDPRDLPNKTIEAVVYNDQKAGHHKKFLGRVRISGDTVPLSESEAGVQRYPLDKRGIFSNIKGEIALRIYAIHDPSPPPPPAPQPQPQPQQHGGGGFEAEADEGTPLQEINTNTLDEEIMAGDADKKKNSKKKKEKEVRTFHSIGAEKPTPTAAPAPAPPPQPSPGVAVRADFAKSGPPNVMLMQIPKQNPEYSLVETSPPLAARLRYKVGDKISTTYDLVEPMHYLYVNVVKARDLPVMDITGSLDPYVEVKLGNYKGVTKHLEKNQHPVWKQIFAFSKERLQSNLLEVTVKDKDIAKDDFVGRVLFDLTEVPLRVPPDSPLAPQWYRLEDKKGYKVNNGEIMLAVWMGTQADESFPEAWHSDAHNVSHSNLANTRSKVYFSPKLYYLRLQVIEAQDLVPHDKGRAPEAVVRVQLGNQMRATRTGPRGINPIWNDELMFVAAEPFEDFIIVTVEDRVGPNSMEILGREIISVRSVPPRNETSKLPDSRWHNLHRPSLVGEEETEKKKEKFSSKIHLRMCLEAGYHVLDESTPFSSDLQPSSKHLRKKNIGILELGILSARNLHPMKAKEGRTTDAYCVAKYGNKWVRTRTLLDTLSPRWNEQYTWEVYDPCTVITVGVFDNWHINGGGDARDQRIGKVRIRLSTLETDRVYTHYYPLLVLQPNGLKKNGELHLAVRFTCTAWVNMVAQYGRPLLPKMHYVQPIPVRHIDWLRHQAMQIVAARLSRAEPPLRREAVEYMLDVDYHMWSLRRSKANFFRIMSLLSGVTAVCKWLDDICTWRNPVTTCLVHVLFLILVCYPELILPTIFLYLFVIGIWNYRFRPRHPPHMDARLSQAETAHPDELDEEFDTFPTSKPADIVRMRYDRLRSVAGRVQTVVGDLATQGERAQAILSWRDSRATAIFIIFSLIWAVFIYVTPFQVVAILVGLYMLRHPRFRSKMPSVPVNFFKRLPSKSDMMLY